CGAACCAGGACCACACCATGAGCACCTTGCAGATCAGCGCCCCGATTTCCACCCAGAGCCTCGCCGGCCCGCGGCGTACCGGGCCTGTGCTGCGCATGCTCCATGCGGTGGTGGAAGCCATCGGCGAGACGAACCGCCGGAAAGCCGAACGCGAGATCGCCCGCGTCGCCCGGAGCTACGGCATCGTGGCTGTCCAGCCCCGCGACTGAAGCCCAGACCGAACCCACGAATTCAGGAAACCGCCATGCTCATCGTCAGCATTCTCCGCCTCTTCCGCAGCATCCTGTCCGACGCCCGCCGCATGCAGCGCGAGGCGGTCCGCCGCCATCCGAACCTCGATTGGTAATCCTCAACCGGACTTCCCCCATTTCAAGGAGACATTTTCATGATCACATCCATATTTCTCGCCCGCCTCGCCGCCTGGCGCCGCTACCGCCAGACCTTCCGCGAGCTCGAAGCCCTCAATGACCGGGAGCTGGCCGATCTCGGCATCGGCCGCCGCGACATCCGGGCCATCGCCCGCCAAGCCGCCCAGTAAGCCGCCGGGCTCAAACCTGCGCGACGCCCTGGCACAGGAAGCCGACCGGGCGCGGCGCTCCGTCGAGGTAATAGGACTCGATGCGCTGAATGGTGAATCCGGCCTCGTCGAGCAGTTTCTGCACCGGGCGCGTCAGGTTGCACCCCACGGCGAGCTTGCGCCAGATCGGGTTGAGCCGATGCTGCCAGGCGGCCACGCCCGCATCGCTCGACAGGCCGTGTTCGAGGAACAGCACGCGCCCATTCGGCTTCAGCACGCGCCGCACCTCGCGCAGGGCCTGCGCCGGATCCGCCACCGAGCACAGGGTATAGGTGATCACCGCCGTGTCGATGACCTCGTCCGCCAAAGGCAAAGCCTCCGCCGGAGCCTGGATGATGTCCAGAGGGACGGGCGAGTGACGGCGACGCTCGCGGCCGAGATCGAGAAACTCTGCGATGGGATCGACGCCGATCACGCGCGTGACGCGGGCAGGGTCGTAGAGCGACAGGTTCAAGCCCGGACCGATCCCGATTTCCAGCACCGTGCCGATCGCCTGCGGCACGACCTTCTCGCGCTCGGCCGCAATGCCGTCCATCGCGCACAGGCAGCTGACGAGGCGTGGGCCGATATGGCGTGCATAGAACCCCATCCCGAGGTCCTCCTGTTGCAAAGTCGAGAAAGCTACCCCTTTTCCCGACCATAGCCCGCACCACCGCGGCGATCTGTGAGCCAGCGCACCCCGCCTCGTCGTTCGCTGCGACTTCACTCGCAAGCAACGCGTCCGATTATCCTTAATTTAACCAAGCCGTCGTTAAATCGAGCCTCGTGAAAGTGTTGCTTCACGCGTGAAGGCCTCGACCGCTCCGGCCTCCTATTCCGGCCCCCTGGCGATCAAAAAGGCATGTCATGCGCGATCGAGTTGTTGCGTAGAGTTCGCCATGTTGAACAGGTCCTATCCGCCGCGCGTCCGCGCCCCTCGCAAGAAGCGGCGCAATCTTTTTCCGACGGCGGTCCTCGTGGCGATCTCCATGAGCCCACTCGCCTATTTCGTCGATTTCCAGCATCGGAGCGACGAGCCTCGCGAGGAACAGGTGAGCAGCATTGCTGCCCCGGCGCCCGTGCAGGTGGCAACGGCGCCCGCCTATGACCCGGCGCTGGTCGACCCCACACCGGCTATGAAGGCCGATGCCCTTCACTTCACACGCAATGCCCCGCTGCAATCGGGCTTCAAATCGTCTCCGGTGCGGCAACAGGTGGCCGTTGCGCCGGCTGCACCTGAGGCACCCGCTCCTGCCGTCGAGCCGACGGCACCGGTTGTTGCGCTGGCGGAAGCCGTGCAACCCCTCCCCGCGCCGGTGCCCCTGCCCGTGCCGCGCCCGACCGACCTGATGCCCCCCAGGGTCACCGCGGCCCAGACGGCGAGCATACCGGCACGGGCTTCGGTCACGCCGAGGACCGTGACCGGGGCGGTAGCCATAGCCAGCCCACCGGCCGACAACCGCTCCTTCATCGAGAAATTCTTCGGCATCAAGCCCGCCACCCCGCCCGAGGCGGCGCTCAGCTATGCCTCGCTCGACAACGGCACCGGCAGCATTTCCCCGACATCGCGCTTCGTGCCCTCGCCCGGGACCGGCAGCGGCGGGACCGCCGTCTACGACATCACCGCCCAGGTGGTCATCATGCCGAATGGCGAGAGGCTGGAGGCGCATTCGGGTCTCGGCGATATGATGGACAATCCGCGCTACGTGAACGTGCGGATGAAGGGCGCGACGCCGCCCGGCACCTACGTGATCACCGAACGCGAGGCACTCTTCCACGGGGTGCGCGCCCTGCGTCTCACGCCGGTCGGCGGCAGCGGCGCCATCTACGGCCGCGACGGCATTCTCGCCCACACCTATATGCTGGGCCCGCGCGGAGACTCCAACGGCTGCGTGTCGTTCAGGAATTACGACCGCTTCCTCCAGGCCTATCTCCGAGGCGAAGTGAAACGCCTCGTCGTGACTGCCGGCCACGGGCAGGATCTCCTCCCCCGGACGGCCCGCCGCTCCGACCGCGCCATCTGATGCGGGGCGGATCGGTTCTACGCTCCGCGCGAGAAGGGCTATGAGCGTTCCGGCCATCCCGATTGTGTGAAGCGTCCTCGGTCTCATCCCACCGACGTCTCATGGCCGGCCTCGTGCCGGCCATCCACGTCTTCCTTACATTCCTCCAGCCTCATCCTGAGGAGGTCGCAGAGCGACCGTCTCGAAGGATCGTTCAGAGGGCAAGGCGCCCGCGTGCCCGGACACGGTCCAAGACCTCGAGAGGCTTCGCTCCTCAGGATGAGGCCGGAGAATGTCATCGGGGCGATGTTATGTTCTTACTTTGTTCTTGACAGGGTGGATAACCTTGGCTATATCGTTGCCCTAGATCTGCTCTGACGAGGGGCGCGCTCGCGAGGCGTCGCAAGAGTGAGAGCAGGCACGGTCCCGCCGCAGGCCTCGCAATCCTGTGGTCGCGGGAGGTCGACCTTGGGGGCTCCCCAGCTGGTCCACCTGAAAAGAACCGTGCGTGACGAGCAGTTCGGCTCTCACATTCACCCCTAGAGAGCGAGCCGGGCTGCCCGACGCGCCACCCTCGAACCCGAAAGGCTCGCAGCGCAAGCTGCGGGCCCCACGGGGCTGGCTCTTTGACAGCGATCACCACACCCGCCGCGTCATGACCGGCCTCGTGCCGGTCACCCACGCCTTCGGAGCTGCACTGCTGCCAAGGCGCGGATGGCCGCATCAAGTGCGGCCATGACGGAGAGCTTCCCCCGGCTGTCATCCCGGCCGCGCAGCGAAACCCGGGATCCCGATCCGCTGACGGTGCCGAAGGAGATGCGATGCGGCTCGCCCCTTGCGCCTCCATAGGCGGATCCGGATCCCCGCTTGCATGAGCAAGGATAACGTCGCGGTTCCGGCGATGCATCCTGCAGCCGTCCCCGCATCGCTGATGCCACGCAGGGCACGGGGGCGAAGACCGCCCTCCTCTTACGGCGGAAAGAAAGCCGTTGCTGGCGGAAAAAGCGAAATCTGCTCGTTCGCGCTCGACAAGCACGACAACCTGATGAAGATTTGCCCGGACACGACAGCCGGGGAACGCGAACCGAATGCGACGGACAGGACGAGATGGCGGCGGCAACACGTCCCCCATGAAGGCCACGAACAGGACCAGGTCCTGCATCGCGGCCGCCGCCGTTGCGCTCTGCCTCGCCGGATGCGCCAGCCCCAAGGGCGTTCTGCTTCCGGTGGCCGAGACGGTTCCCGGTGCGAGCAAGGTCGACATGCTGGTCGCCACGACCCGCATGAGGGCAAAAGATCCGCAGGAATTCTATTCGGGCGGCCGTGGACCGGAACTGTCCTTCGCCGAGTTCACGGTCTCGATCCCGCCGGCGGCCAACCGCGCGGCCGGCGAGGTGCAATGGCCGCAGAGCACCCCCGGCAATCCCGCCACGGATTTCGTCACCCTGAAGGCGGACATCATCGACCGCCAGCAGGCGACCGCATGGTTCAACCGTACCGTCCGGACCGTGCCGCAGCGGCGCGTGCTGGTGTTCATTCACGGCTTCAACAACCGCTTCGACGACGCGGTCTTCCGCTTCGCCCAGATCGTCCACGATGCCGGCACGCCCGTGGTGCCGGTGCTGTTCACCTGGCCGTCGCGCGGCAGCGTGCTGGCTTATGGCTACGACCGGGAGAGCAACACCTATTCCCGCAATGCCCTCGAGAAAACCCTGCGCACGCTGGCGAGCGACCCGGCCGTCGGGGAGATTTCGATCCTCGCGCATTCCATGGGCAATTGGGTGACCCTGGAGGCGCTGCGCCAGATGGCGATCCGCGACGGCCGCGTGGCGCCGAAGATCCGCAACGTGCTGCTGGCCGCTCCCGACGTGGATGTCGACCTGTTCCGCGAGGCGGTTCTCGACATGGGCAAGGCCCGCCCGTCCTTCACCCTCTTCGTGTCGCAGGACGACCGGGCGCTGGCGATCTCCCGACGCATTTGGGGCGACGCGGTGCGGCTCGGCGCCATCGACCCGGAGCAGGAGCCCTATCGCAGCGATCTCGACAAGTCGGGCATCACGGTCCTGAACCTGTCCAAGCTCAGGACCGGCGATCCCTTGAACCACTCCAAATTCGCCGAGAGCCCCGAAGTCGTGCGCATGATCGGCCGGGAACTCGCCGAAGGCCAGACCCTGACGGATGCCCGGGTCGGGATCGGCGACAGGATCATCCAGGTGACGGCGGGAGCCGCGGCCGCCGTCGGCACGGCGGCGGGCCTTGCCGTTTCGGCCCCGGTCGCGGTCGTCGATCCACGGACGCGCGAGAACTTCCAGGGTCATGTGGAAGGCCTCGGACAGGCCGTCTCGGGAACGCTCACGCCGTAGCGCTCCCGCCCCTACCCCGAAGAGCATCCGCTTTCGGTGTTTTCCTGGCCGCCCCTCAGGTGTTCCCCTAATTCCGCTTTCGAACCGACTCCCTAAGCTCAATCGCATGGGATCGCATCCTGCGCGAGGCGACGTCGGCATGACGGTCGGCGCGGCCCGGAGGCCCCGGCACGTCCGCGCGCCGACATGGAGGAGGACATCATGGATCTCCACAACAGCTACAACATCCACAAATGCGTCGCCGAGGCGATCGGCACGTTCTGGCTCACCTTCGCCGGCTGCGGCAGCGCGGTGATCGCGGCCGCCTTTCCCGAGGTGGGCATCGGCCTGCTCGGCGTCGCCCTCGCCTTCGGCCTCACCGTGCTGACCATGGCCTATGCCATCGGCCACATCTCGGGTTGCCACCTGAACCCGGCCGTGACCGTCGGCCTCGCCGCGGGCGGCCGCTTCCCGCGGCAGGATATTCTGCCCTACATCGTGTCCCAGGTGATCGGCGCCGTCATCGCGTCCTTCGTCCTGTACCTGATCGCCTCCGGGGCGCCCGGCTTCGATCTCGCGAAGGGCTTTGCCGCCAACGGCTACGGCGCCCATTCGCCCGGCCAGTACAGCCTGATCTCCGGCTTTGTGGCCGAGGTCGTGCTGACCATGATGTTCCTGTTCATCATCATGGGCTCGACCCACGGCAAGGCTCCGGTCGGCTTCGCGCCCATCGCCATCGGCCTGGGCCTGACGCTGATCCACCTCGTCGGCATCCCGATCACCAACACCTCGGTGAACCCCGCCCGCAGCACCGGTCCGGCCCTGTTCGTGGGCGGCTGGGCCCTGGCGCAGTTGTGGCTGTTCTGGGTCGCGCCGCTGATCGGCGGCGCAATCGGCGGCATTCTCTATCGCTGGCTCAGCGAGGAGCCCTCGGCCCAGGTCACGGGCGTCACGCCGCCCGCGCCGGCCGAGTAAGCGTCCGGCAGCAGCAACATCCCGAGCTGCACGGCATGAGGAAGATGCACCCATGACCTTCGCCGAACCAGATATGACCGAAGCGGTTTCGTCCCGAGGAGATGCCCCGGCACCGGACATGGTCCGGATCCCCGGCGGCACGTTCCGCATGGGCTCGGACAGGCACTACCCCGAGGAAGCGCCGGTCCACCGCGTCACCGTCGACGATTTCTGGATGGACCGGACCCCGGTCACCAATCGGGAGTTCCGGCGCTTCGTCGAAGCGACCGGGCACGTCACCGTCGCGGAGCGCAAACCCGACCCCAAGGATTATCCCGGCGCGCTGCCGGAGATGCTCAAGGCGGGCTCCCTCGTCTTCAGCCCGCCCGATTACCCGGTCTCCCTGGAGGACTGGAGTCAATGGTGGTCCTTCACCTTCGGGGCGAACTGGCGTCGACCCTACGGGCGTGGATCGTCCATCAGGGGCCTCGACGATCATCCGGTCGTGCATGTTGCCTATGCCGATGCGCAGGCCTACGCCGCCTGGGCGGGCAAGAGCCTGCCGACCGAGGCCGAATGGGAATACGCCGCACGCGGCGGGCTCGACGGCGCGGAATTCGCCTGGGGCGACGAGCTCACGCCGGGCGGCCGTCACATGGCCAATACCTGGCAGGGCGCGTTTCCGTTCCAGAACAAACGCGAGGACGGCTACGAGCGCACTTCGCCGGTCACGGCCTTTCCGCCCAATGCCTATGGCCTGCACGACATGATCGGCAATGTCTGGGAATGGACCTCGGACTTCTACACGCCGAAACATCCGGCCGACGCCCCCAAGGCCTGCTGCATCCCCGAGAACCCGCGCGGCGGCCGCGAAGCCGACAGCTACGATCCGTGCCAGCCGGAGATCCGCATCCCGCGCCGGGTGCTCAAGGGCGGCTCGCACCTGTGCGCCCCGAGCTATTGCCGCCGCTACCGGCCGGCCGCCCGTCACCCGCAGCCGGTCGACACATCGACAAGCCATGTCGGCTTTCGGTGCATCATCAGAGAAGGGACGAAACCATGAGCTTGCCTCGGCCTGACTTTGCTGCGCGTACGATCCTGGCGCTCGGTCTGTGCGCGGCGACATTCGGCTTCGGCCCTGGGGCCCGCGCCCAAACGATCACGCAGGACGAGGCCCGCTCCATCGCCACCGCGGCCTACATCTATTTCTATCCTCTCATCACCATGGACGTGACACGCAAGCAGCTCACGAACATCCCGCCGGGAGAAAGCGGCATCGGCGGGCCGATGAACAGCTTCGTCAATGTGCCGGCCTTTCCGACGGCGGAGATGCGCTCGGTCGTGCGGCCCAATTTCGATACGCTCTATTCCAGCGCCTGGATCGACCTGACCCGGGAGCCCATGGTGATCTCCGCACCCGATACGGGCGGACGATACTACCTCCTGCCCATGCTCGACATGTGGACCGATGTCTTCGCATCGCCGGGATGGCGCACCACGGGGACGCAGGCGGGCAATTTCCTGCTGACCCCGCCGGGCTGGACCGGATCCGTGCCGGACGGTTTCTCGCGCATCCAGGCCCCAACGCCTTACGTGTGGATCATCGGCCGCACCAAGACCGATGGGCCTTCCGACTACGACGCGGTCCATAAGATCCAGGCCGGATTCAAGGTGACTCCCCTGTCGGAATGGGGCAAGCCGCCGAAGCCCGTCGAGGCCAGGATCGACCCCTCCGTCGACGTGAAGACGCCGCCGAAGGTGCAGGTCGACTCGATGGCCGGTGACAAGTTCTTCGCCTATGCCGCCCAGCTGCTCAAGCAGCACCCGCCGCATGCTACCGACCAGCCCATGATCGCCCGCCTGAAGCGCATCGGCTTCGAAGCCGGGAAAGACTTCGACACCGCCCGCCTCGATCCCGTCGTGAAGAAGGAAATCGACTCGGCCCCGAAGAACGCCCAAAGCCTCATGGAGTGGAAGGTCCCGACGCTCGCCCGCGTCGCCAACCACTGGTCCATGAACACGGACACGATGGGCGTCTACGGAAACTACTATCTCAAGCGCGCCATCGTGGCCCAGTTCGGCCTGGGGGCGAACCTGCCCGAGGATGCGATCTATCCGCTCAACCTCGGCGACGAAACCGGCAGGCCGCTCGACGGGGCGGACAAGTACACGCTGCGCTTCGATGCAAACGCGCTTCCACCCGCCGACGCGTTCTGGTCGGTGACGCTCTACGACAAGGACGGGTTCCAGGTCGCCAATTCCCTCGACCGCTTCGCCCTCAGCAGCTGGATGCCTCTCCAGCACGATCCGGACGGATCGCTGACCCTCTATGTGCAGAACGACAGCCCCGGCAAGGATCGGGAAGCCAACTGGCTGCCTGCTCCGAAGGGGCCCTTCAACCTGACAATGCGGATCTATGCGCCGAAAGCGGACGCTCTGACGGGACGGTGGAACCCACCCTCCGTCACCAAGCCCCCCGCGGCACCGAGCCTGGCCGCGCAATGACCAGGCTCCGGCCCTCTCGACCGCATGGAACGAGGAGAGGCTTGTGGCAGACCGGACACTTCAGGCGACATCCCGTAGCGCCAGGCTGATAGCCTGGCTCGCGGTTGCGCTCATGGCGGTGCTGATCGTGCTGGGGATCGCGTGGTACGGCATATCGGTCGATGTGGAGCGCCGGATCTGGCACAACATCGTGGAGCGACCGAACGGCCCCATGGCGTTCCGGTTCCTCCTCCAGCCGACGATGGCCTTCCTGGCGGCCCTGCACGATGGAATCAATGACGCGCGGCTTGGACGCCTGCCCTATTTCCGGACGGTCCTGAGCGATCCCACGCGACGCAACAAGCGGCTTCGTGAAGGCTTCCTGTCGACCGGCCGCATCCTCCTGCTCGGCCTGGGGATGGATGCGATCTACCAGTACAGGGTCCTGAACACGTTCTTCCCTGGCGAAATGGTCCTGACGGCGCTTCTGCTCGCCTTCGTTCCCTATCTCGTCTTCAGGGGCATCGTTACCCGGATCGCGCGCTGGTGGATCCTCCACCACCCGCACTCCGATCCTACGAGGTGAAGCGTCATGGACCCGGTCATGCCAAAGCCTCCCGTCGATGCGCAGTCCGCCTCAGACACGATATCGGTCGAACTGTCGTCACGGCGCACGGGAATGTCGTTCCAGCGCACCCGCATGAGCGCCGACCGAACATTGATGGCCGTGATCCGCACGTCGCTATCGTTGATCAGCTTCGGATTCACGATCTATCAGGTCTTCGAGAAGCTCAGGGAGCAGCAATTGCTGACCGGCGCCCGCCCGGCGCGAAATTTCGGCGTCGCCCTCGTGGCACTCGGCATCACCATGCTGGTGATCGGGATCGTCTATCACGTCCAGTTCATGCTCGGACTGCGCAAGGAGCGCACGGCCATGAAGGTCGCGGGCCTTATCCGCGCGGAGAGCAAATTTCCGCCGTCGCTCACGCTGATCACCGCCGTGATCCTTCTTCTGATCGGCATCGCGGCCATCGTGAGCATGGTTTTCCAGGTCGGACCGTTCGGTTGATGAAGAGCCGGTCCGTTCCCGTGAGACGCCTGCACATTCAAGGAGCCATCAATGTCACCGCAGCCCCGAGCGCCACCAGAAGAGAATGGCAGGCCGATAAAACTCCACCCCCAAACGTTTCGCGCGCCTCACCTGTCCCGGCCAATCGTATCGAGGGCTGCCATGCGAGGCCGTTCAGCAGATGCCTACAACGTTGCGTCACGCCTCTTGTTCCGGCCTGCCCGCCGTCCGTGGGTAGGCAAACAGCCAATCCCGCCAAAGCTACACAAGGAGGAGCACCGTCATGGCCACGTCGCCGAAAGACCGCAAGCCGAACATCCTCGTGATCTGGGGAGACGATATCGGCATCTCGAACTTGAGCTGCTACTCGCATGGTCTGATGGGCTA
This region of Microvirga mediterraneensis genomic DNA includes:
- a CDS encoding class I SAM-dependent methyltransferase, with the protein product MGFYARHIGPRLVSCLCAMDGIAAEREKVVPQAIGTVLEIGIGPGLNLSLYDPARVTRVIGVDPIAEFLDLGRERRRHSPVPLDIIQAPAEALPLADEVIDTAVITYTLCSVADPAQALREVRRVLKPNGRVLFLEHGLSSDAGVAAWQHRLNPIWRKLAVGCNLTRPVQKLLDEAGFTIQRIESYYLDGAPRPVGFLCQGVAQV
- a CDS encoding YidH family protein, which produces MPKPPVDAQSASDTISVELSSRRTGMSFQRTRMSADRTLMAVIRTSLSLISFGFTIYQVFEKLREQQLLTGARPARNFGVALVALGITMLVIGIVYHVQFMLGLRKERTAMKVAGLIRAESKFPPSLTLITAVILLLIGIAAIVSMVFQVGPFG
- a CDS encoding tlde1 domain-containing protein, whose protein sequence is MLNRSYPPRVRAPRKKRRNLFPTAVLVAISMSPLAYFVDFQHRSDEPREEQVSSIAAPAPVQVATAPAYDPALVDPTPAMKADALHFTRNAPLQSGFKSSPVRQQVAVAPAAPEAPAPAVEPTAPVVALAEAVQPLPAPVPLPVPRPTDLMPPRVTAAQTASIPARASVTPRTVTGAVAIASPPADNRSFIEKFFGIKPATPPEAALSYASLDNGTGSISPTSRFVPSPGTGSGGTAVYDITAQVVIMPNGERLEAHSGLGDMMDNPRYVNVRMKGATPPGTYVITEREALFHGVRALRLTPVGGSGAIYGRDGILAHTYMLGPRGDSNGCVSFRNYDRFLQAYLRGEVKRLVVTAGHGQDLLPRTARRSDRAI
- a CDS encoding formylglycine-generating enzyme family protein — its product is MTEAVSSRGDAPAPDMVRIPGGTFRMGSDRHYPEEAPVHRVTVDDFWMDRTPVTNREFRRFVEATGHVTVAERKPDPKDYPGALPEMLKAGSLVFSPPDYPVSLEDWSQWWSFTFGANWRRPYGRGSSIRGLDDHPVVHVAYADAQAYAAWAGKSLPTEAEWEYAARGGLDGAEFAWGDELTPGGRHMANTWQGAFPFQNKREDGYERTSPVTAFPPNAYGLHDMIGNVWEWTSDFYTPKHPADAPKACCIPENPRGGREADSYDPCQPEIRIPRRVLKGGSHLCAPSYCRRYRPAARHPQPVDTSTSHVGFRCIIREGTKP
- a CDS encoding alpha/beta hydrolase, which produces MKATNRTRSCIAAAAVALCLAGCASPKGVLLPVAETVPGASKVDMLVATTRMRAKDPQEFYSGGRGPELSFAEFTVSIPPAANRAAGEVQWPQSTPGNPATDFVTLKADIIDRQQATAWFNRTVRTVPQRRVLVFIHGFNNRFDDAVFRFAQIVHDAGTPVVPVLFTWPSRGSVLAYGYDRESNTYSRNALEKTLRTLASDPAVGEISILAHSMGNWVTLEALRQMAIRDGRVAPKIRNVLLAAPDVDVDLFREAVLDMGKARPSFTLFVSQDDRALAISRRIWGDAVRLGAIDPEQEPYRSDLDKSGITVLNLSKLRTGDPLNHSKFAESPEVVRMIGRELAEGQTLTDARVGIGDRIIQVTAGAAAAVGTAAGLAVSAPVAVVDPRTRENFQGHVEGLGQAVSGTLTP
- the aqpZ gene encoding aquaporin Z: MDLHNSYNIHKCVAEAIGTFWLTFAGCGSAVIAAAFPEVGIGLLGVALAFGLTVLTMAYAIGHISGCHLNPAVTVGLAAGGRFPRQDILPYIVSQVIGAVIASFVLYLIASGAPGFDLAKGFAANGYGAHSPGQYSLISGFVAEVVLTMMFLFIIMGSTHGKAPVGFAPIAIGLGLTLIHLVGIPITNTSVNPARSTGPALFVGGWALAQLWLFWVAPLIGGAIGGILYRWLSEEPSAQVTGVTPPAPAE
- a CDS encoding DUF1254 domain-containing protein, yielding MSLPRPDFAARTILALGLCAATFGFGPGARAQTITQDEARSIATAAYIYFYPLITMDVTRKQLTNIPPGESGIGGPMNSFVNVPAFPTAEMRSVVRPNFDTLYSSAWIDLTREPMVISAPDTGGRYYLLPMLDMWTDVFASPGWRTTGTQAGNFLLTPPGWTGSVPDGFSRIQAPTPYVWIIGRTKTDGPSDYDAVHKIQAGFKVTPLSEWGKPPKPVEARIDPSVDVKTPPKVQVDSMAGDKFFAYAAQLLKQHPPHATDQPMIARLKRIGFEAGKDFDTARLDPVVKKEIDSAPKNAQSLMEWKVPTLARVANHWSMNTDTMGVYGNYYLKRAIVAQFGLGANLPEDAIYPLNLGDETGRPLDGADKYTLRFDANALPPADAFWSVTLYDKDGFQVANSLDRFALSSWMPLQHDPDGSLTLYVQNDSPGKDREANWLPAPKGPFNLTMRIYAPKADALTGRWNPPSVTKPPAAPSLAAQ
- a CDS encoding DUF1127 domain-containing protein, producing the protein MITSIFLARLAAWRRYRQTFRELEALNDRELADLGIGRRDIRAIARQAAQ